A region from the Corylus avellana chromosome ca7, CavTom2PMs-1.0 genome encodes:
- the LOC132186465 gene encoding ARF guanine-nucleotide exchange factor GNOM: protein MGRLKLQAGINAIEEEPEDCEATYSNKATVACMINSEIGAVLAVMRRNVRWGGRYMSGDDQLEHSLIQSLKALRKQIFLWQHQWHSIKPAMYLQPFLDVIRSDETGAPITGVALSAVHKILTLDVIDQNTVNVEDAMHLVVDAVTSCRFEVTDPASEEVVLMKILQVLLACMKSKASVMLSNQHVCTIVNTCFRIVHQAGSKGELLQRIARHTMHELVRCIFSHLPDVDNMECALVNGTNTIKQEIGGLNNEYTLGSRQVENGNMGSDYDGQPLSTNFASNASTVSVATGINENTIGPGNGKEAVSYDSHLMTEPYGVPCMVEIFHFLCSLLNVVEHMGMGTKSNTIAFDEDVPLFALGLINSAIELGGPSICQHPRLLSLIQDELFRNLMQFGLSMSPLILSMVCSIVLNLYHHLRTELKLQLEAFFSCVILRLAQSRYGASYQQQEVAMEALVDFCRQKTFMVEMYANLDCDITCSNIFEDLANLLSKSAFPVNCPLSSMHILALDGLIAVIQGMAERISNASVGSEHAPVNLEEYTPFWMVKCDNYSDPSHWVPFVRRRKYIKRRLMIGADHFNRDPKKGLEFLQGTHLLPDKLDPQSVACFFRYTAGLDKNLVGDFLGNHDEFCVQVLHEFAGTFDFQEMNLDTALRLFLETFRLPGESQKIQRVLEAFSERYYEQSPQILANKDAALLLSYSLIMLNTDQHNVQVKKKMTEEDFIRNNRHINGGSDLPREFLIELYHSICKNEIRTTPEQGSGFPEMTPSRWIDLMHKSKKTAPFIVSDSRAYLDHDMFAIMSGPTIAAISVVFDHAEHEEVYQTCIDGFLAVAKISACHHLEDVLDDLVVSLCKFTTLLNPSSVEEPVLAFGDDTKARMATVTVFTIANRYGDYIRTGWRNILDCILRLHKLGLLPARVASDAADESELSGDSGHGKPLPNSLSSAHMPSMGTPRRSSGLMGRFSQLLSLDTEEPRSQPTEQQLAAHQRTLQTIQKCHIDSIFTESKFLHAESLLQLARALIWAAGRPQKGNSSPEDEDTAVFCLELLIAITLNNRDRIVLLWQGVYEHISNIVQSTVMPCALVEKAVFGLLRICQRLLPYKENLADELLRSLQLVSKLDARVADAYCEQITQEVSRLVKANASHIRSQLGWRTITSLLSFTARHPEASEAGFDALVFIMSDGAHLLPANYLLCVDASRQFAESRVGQAERSVRALDLMAGSVNCLARWASEAKEAMGVEETVKMSQDIGEMWLRLVQGLRKVCLDQREEVRNHALLSLQKCLTGVDEIHLPHGLWSQCFDGVIFTMLDDLHDIALGHSQKDFRNMEGTLILAMKLLSEVFLQLLNDLSQLATFCKLWLGVLSRMEKYMKVKVRAKKSDKLQQLVPELLQKTLLDMKTRGVLVQRSALGGDSLWELTWLHVNNISLSLQSEVFPDQDSEPLHHKQGQTGGGPVSDETGSVPLKETVTSEGAVTGG from the exons ATGGGGCGTCTAAAGCTGCAAGCTGGAATCAATGCAATTGAGGAGGAACCTGAGGACTGTGAGGCCACCTATTCTAATAAAGCTACTGTAGCATGCATGATTAATTCGGAGATAGGTGCTGTATTGGCAGTCATGAGGAGAAATGTAAGATGGGGGGGTCGTTATATGTCAGGTGATGATCAGTTGGAGCACTCTCTAATTCAGTCTTTGAAGGCATTACGGAAGCAAATCTTTTTGTGGCAGCATCAGTGGCATTCTATCAAACCTGCCATGTACCTACAGCCATTTCTGGATGTGATTCGGTCTGATGAAACTGGTGCACCAATCACTGGTGTTGCTCTGTCGGCTGTCCACAAGATTTTAACCCTTGATGTGATTGACCAAAATACTGTAAATGTTGAAGATGCTATGCACTTGGTAGTTGATGCTGTCACTAGCTGTCGATTCGAGGTGACTGATCCTGCATCAGAAGAAGTGGTACTAATGAAGATACTACAGGTTCTTCTGGCTTGTATGAAAAGTAAAGCATCTGTTATGTTGAGTAATCAGCATGTTTGCACCATAGTGAATACTTGTTTCCGAATAGTTCACCAAGCAGGATCAAAAGGTGAGTTGTTGCAGCGCATAGCTCGCCACACAATGCATGAACTTGTTAGGTGTATATTCTCACACCTTCCAGATGTTGACAACATGGAATGTGCGTTGGTAAATGGCACCAATACCATTAAACAGGAG ATTGGTGGGCTCAATAATGAGTACACTTTGGGAAGTCGACAAGTGGAGAATGGCAACATGGGTTCTGATTATGATGGTCAACCATTATCCACAAATTTTGCTTCCAATGCTTCCACGGTTTCAGTAGCAACTGGGATCAATGAAAATACAATTGGGCCTGGCAACGGAAAGGAGGCTGTTTCATATGACTCGCATCTGATGACTGAACCATATGGGGTCCCCTGCATGGTGGAAATATTTCACTTCCTATGCTCTTTGTTAAATGTTGTTGAGCACATGGGAATGGGAACCAAATCAAATACTATAGCATTTGATGAAGATGTGCCTCTTTTTGCTTTGGGTTTGATCAATTCAGCTATAGAATTGGGTGGGCCTTCCATTTGCCAACACCCCAGGCTATTGAGTTTGATTCAGGATGAATTATTCCGTAATCTAATGCAGTTTGGCTTGTCAATGAGTCCACTTATTCTTTCAATGGTGTGCAGCATCGTTCTCAATCTGTATCATCATCTGCGGACAGAACTCAAATTACAGCTTGAGGCTTTCTTTTCTTGTGTGATTTTGAGGCTTGCGCAAAGCAGATATGGGGCTTCATACCAGCAGCAGGAGGTTGCCATGGAGGCTCTTGTTGACTTCTGCAGGCAGAAAACATTTATGGTGGAGATGTATGCTAACTTAGATTGTGACATAACTTGCAGTAATATCTTTGAAGACCTTGCTAATCTGTTGTCAAAGAGTGCATTTCCTGTGAATTGCCCTTTGTCGTCAATGCACATCCTTGCTTTGGATGGTCTCATTGCTGTTATTCAGGGAATGGCTGAGAGGATAAGCAACGCATCAGTTGGTTCAGAACATGCTCCTGTGAATCTTGAAGAGTATACTCCATTTTGGATGGTGAAGTGTGACAACTACAGTGATCCTAGTCATTGGGTTCCATTTGTCCGCCGAAGGAAGTACATCAAGAGAAGGTTGATGATTGGAGCCGATCACTTTAATCGTGACCCCAAGAAAGGGCTGGAATTCCTCCAAGGAACACACCTCCTGCCTGACAAACTTGACCCCCAAAGTGTGGCCTGCTTTTTCAGGTACACTGCTGGGTTGGATAAGAATCTTGTTGGTGATTTCCTGGGAAACCATGATGAGTTTTGTGTTCAGGTTCTTCATGAATTTGCTGGGACTTTTGATTTCCAAGAAATGAATTTGGATACTGCACTGCGGCTGTTTTTGGAAACTTTCCGACTACCTGGAGAATCACAAAAGATACAAAGAGTGCTTGAGGCATTCTCGGAGAGATACTATGAACAGTCACCACAGATTCTAGCTAACAAGGATGCTGCTTTGCTATTATCGTATTCGCTCATAATGCTTAATACAGATCAGCACAATGTACAGGTCAAGAAAAAGATGACAGAAGAGGATTTCATCCGGAATAATAGGCACATAAACGGAGGCAGTGATCTACCTCGAGAATTCCTGATAGAGTTGTACCACTCAATTTGCAAGAATGAGATCCGCACAACCCCAGAGCAAGGTTCTGGTTTTCCGGAGATGACCCCAAGCCGGTGGATTGATCTAATGCACAAATCCAAAAAGACGGCTCCATTCATTGTATCTGATTCCAGAGCCTACCTTGACCACGATATGTTTGCTATAATGTCAGGCCCAACAATTGCTGCAATCTCTGTGGTATTTGATCATGCAGAGCATGAAGAGgtttaccaaacttgtattgaTGGATTCTTAGCAGTTGCAAAGATTTCAGCATGCCATCATCTTGAAGATGTACTGGATGATCTAGTTGTGTCTCTCTGTAAGTTCACAACCCTCTTGAATCCATCATCTGTCGAAGAACCTGTGCTAGCCTTTGGCGATGACACGAAAGCAAGAATGGCAACTGTGACAGTTTTCACTATTGCCAATCGGTATGGTGATTACATCCGCACAGGTTGGAGAAATATTTTGGATTGCATCTTAAGATTGCACAAGCTTGGTCTTCTTCCAGCTCGTGTGGCCAGTGATGCAGCTGATGAATCAGAGCTTTCTGGTGACTCTGGACACGGGAAGCCTCTCCCAAATTCTTTATCTTCAGCTCACATGCCATCCATGGGTACTCCTAGGAGATCCTCTGGATTGATGGGCAGGTTTAGTCAGCTCTTATCTCTTGACACGGAGGAGCCAAGATCCCAACCTACTGAACAACAACTGGCAGCTCATCAACGCACCCTTCAGACAATTCAAAAGTGCCACATTGACAGCATATTTACTGAGAGCAAGTTTCTGCATGCTGAATCTCTATTGCAGCTTGCACGAGCACTTATCTGGGCTGCCGGGCGACCTCAGAAAGGGAACAGCTCTCCTGAGGACGAAGATACAGCTGTTTTCTGCTTGGAGTTGCTGATTGCTATCACCCTGAATAACAGGGATAGGATTGTGCTTCTTTGGCAGGGTGTTTATGAGCACATATCCAATATTGTCCAGTCTACTGTTATGCCTTGTGCCCTGGTAGAGAAGGCTGTTTTTGGACTCCTCCGGATTTGCCAACGGCTGCTTCCCTATAAAGAGAACCTTGCTGATGAGCTTTTAAGGTCACTACAACTTGTTTCAAAGCTTGATGCCCGGGTTGCTGACGCATATTGTGAGCAAATTACTCAGGAAGTCAGTCGTCTTGTGAAAGCTAATGCCTCTCACATCAGATCCCAATTGGGGTGGCGCACAATTACATCCCTACTTTCCTTCACGGCTCGGCACCCTGAAGCTTCTGAAGCAGGATTTGATGCACTAGTGTTTATAATGTCTGATGGAGCTCACTTGTTGCCAGCCAATTATTTGCTTTGTGTCGATGCTTCAAGGCAGTTTGCTGAGTCTCGCGTCGGGCAGGCAGAAAGGTCTGTGCGTGCACTGGATCTTATGGCGGGTTCTGTTAATTGTTTAGCAAGGTGGGCAAGTGAGGCCAAGGAAGCAATGGGGGTGGAGGAAACTGTGAAAATGTCTCAGGATATTGGGGAGATGTGGTTGAGGCTTGTGCAGGGATTGAGAAAAGTTTGTCTGGACCAGAGAGAGGAGGTTAGAAATCATGCTCTATTGTCGTTGCAAAAGTGCTTGACTGGAGTGGATGAGATCCACCTTCCACATGGTTTGTGGTCGCAGTGTTTTGATGGGGTGATCTTCACGATGCTTGATGACTTGCACGATATCGCACTGGGACACTCCCAAAAGGACTTCAGAAACATGGAAGGCACGCTCATCCTTGCCATGAAACTCTTGTCAGAAGTGTTTTTACAGTTACTCAATGACCTCTCACAGTTAGCTACATTCTGCAAACTATGGTTGGGTGTTCTCAGCCGAATGGAAAAATATATGAAGGTGAAAGTTAGGGCAAAGAAAAGCGACAAGCTTCAGCAGCTTGTGCCCGAGCTTCTACAGAAAACTTTGCTTGATATGAAAACAAGAGGCGTGCTTGTGCAGAGGAGTGCATTAGGTGGAGATAGCTTGTGGGAACTGACGTGGCTACATGTTAATAACATTTCTTTGTCATTGCAATCTGAAGTGTTCCCTGATCAAGATTCGGAGCCATTACACCATAAGCAAGGTCAAACAGGGGGAGGTCCTGTATCTGATGAAACAGGTTCTGTTCCATTAAAGGAAACCGTGACCTCTGAAGGTGCTGTGACTGGAGGTTAG
- the LOC132187467 gene encoding thylakoid lumenal 15 kDa protein 1, chloroplastic, which yields MALLLNVSFAFKFPPKPRSSSSLSRYPTPQIGTLHIPIHSHPKRTLASPSPIVVCLGEWVSKASLLAVLSASLFLADPALAFKGGGPYGQEVTRGQDLTGKDFSGKTLIKQDFKTSILRQTNFKGANLLGASFFDADLTGADLSEADLRGADFSLANVTKVNLSNANLEGALATGNTSFRGSNITGADFTDVPLRDDQREYLCKVADGVNPKTGNATRETLLCS from the exons ATGGCTCTTCTCCTCAACGTCTCCTTTGCCTTCAAATTCCCACCAAAGCCTcgctcttcttcctctctctcccGCTATCCTACGCCCCAGATAGGCACACTGCACATCCCTATTCATTCTCACCCAAAGCGCACGTTAGCTTCTCCAAGTCCGATCGTCGTGTGTTTGGGCGAATGGGTCTCCAAGGCAAGCCTGCTGGCTGTCCTCTCCGCGTCTCTGTTCTTAGCCGACCCAGCACTCGCATTCAAG GGTGGAGGTCCGTACGGTCAAGAGGTGACAAGAGGACAGGATCTGACTGGGAAGGATTTTAGCGGCAAGACATTGATCAAGCAAGACTTCAAGACG TCTATATTGAggcaaacaaattttaaagGCGCAAATTTACTTGGTGCAAGCTTCTTCGATGCCGATTTGAcag GTGCTGATCTTTCAGAAGCTGATCTCAGAGGGGCAGACTTTTCCTTGGCAAATGTGACAAAG GTGAACTTGAGCAATGCTAACTTGGAAGGTGCACTTGCTACGGGCAACACATCTTTCAGGGGATCCAACATTACTGGGGCTG ACTTCACGGATGTGCCCTTAAGAGATGATCAACGTGAATACCTTTGCAAAGTAGCAGATGG GGTGAATCCAAAAACTGGAAATGCAACACGCGAGACACTGCTTTGCAGCTAG
- the LOC132187649 gene encoding uncharacterized protein LOC132187649, translating to MSQTRSETSHDPFKSSKFFAFPEKLSEIFVFFMRVGLLVCLVASVSLALHSAFSTRSRWPSFPERLSPNVSDQKSGPTNISHLLFGLAGTVHTWRDRSRYSELWWHPNTTRGFVWLDEKPDANVSRPDFSVPYRVSEDWTRFKYSSSQSAVRIARIVLESFKLGLPNVRWFVMGDDDTVFFTKNLVSALASYDHNQMYYIGGNSESVEQDALHAYDMAFGGGGFAISHPLAAQLVKIFDGCLDRYYKFYGSDQRVWACVSEIGVPLTRLRGFHQFDIREDPYGILAAHPQAPLLSLHHLDYLKPIFPNQTQIGSVKSLMDAYRADPTRILQQSFCYNHRRKWSVSIAWGYTIQIYTSFLTAKDLQTPLLTFKTWRTWKDGPFTFNTRPVSSDPCEQPVIFFLDKVQEVGKSGTVTTYRRYVANQGKNCDTADHARAMAVQSIRVSSMKMDPEHWKKAPRRQCCEIMDRGTLESSGMRIRIRKCRPWETITI from the exons ATGAGTCAGACTCGCTCCGAAACGAGTCACGACCCGTTCAAATCCTCCAAATTCTTCGCTTTCCCAGAAAAACTCTCCGAGATCTTCGTGTTCTTCATGCGAGTCGGTCTCCTAGTCTGCCTCGTCGCGTCAGTCTCACTCGCTCTGCACTCGGCGTTCTCGACCCGGAGCCGGTGGCCCTCCTTCCCGGAGCGCTTGTCCCCAAACGTATCGGACCAGAAATCCGGACCCACCAACATCTCCCACCTCCTTTTCGGCCTCGCCGGCACGGTTCACACGTGGCGCGACCGGAGCCGCTACAGCGAGCTCTGGTGGCACCCTAACACCACCCGCGGCTTCGTCTGGCTCGACGAGAAGCCCGATGCAAACGTGTCCCGGCCCGATTTTTCGGTCCCGTACCGGGTCTCGGAGGACTGGACCCGGTTCAAGTACTCGAGCTCTCAATCGGCCGTTCGAATTGCCCGAATTGTTTTGGAAAGTTTCAAGCTTGGGTTACCGAACGTGAGGTGGTTCGTGATGGGGGACGATGATACGGTGTTCTTCACTAAGAATTTGGTTTCGGCGTTAGCGAGTTACGATCACAATCAGATGTACTACATTGGCGGAAACTCCGAGAGTGTCGAGCAAGACGCGCTGCACGCGTACGATATGGCTTTTGGTGGCGGTGGGTTTGCCATCAGTCACCCACTAGCGGCCCAGCTGGTCAAAATATTCGACGGTTGTCTCGATAGGTACTACAAGTTCTACGGCTCTGATCAGAGGGTGTGGGCATGTGTGAGCGAGATCGGTGTGCCTCTCACCAGACTACGTGGGTTCCACCAG TTCGACATTAGAGAGGACCCGTATGGCATTCTAGCAGCACACCCACAAGCCCCACTCCTGTCGCTCCACCACCTTGATTACTTGAAGCCTATTTTCCCCAACCAGACCCAAATAGGCTCCGTGAAGTCCCTCATGGATGCATACCGGGCTGACCCAACCCGAATTCTGCAGCAAAGTTTTTGTTACAACCACAGGCGTAAATGGTCGGTATCGATTGCATGGGGATACACCATTCAGATTTACACATCGTTTTTGACGGCTAAGGATTTGCAGACGCCACTGCTGACCTTCAAGACATGGCGGACTTGGAAGGATGGACCTTTTACATTCAATACCCGACCCGTGAGTTCTGACCCATGTGAACAgcctgttattttttttttggacaaggTTCAGGAGGTTGGGAAGAGTGGAACTGTGACTACTTATAGGAGGTACGTGGCTAACCAAGGGAAGAATTGTGATACAGCAGATCATGCCCGTGCAATGGCAGTACAGAGCATTAGAGTCTCCTCAATGAAGATGGACCCAGAGCATTGGAAGAAG GCACCACGTAGACAATGTTGTGAGATTATGGATCGTGGAACCTTAGAGAGCAGCGGCATGCGAATTAGGATTAGAAAGTGCAGACCATGGGAAACTATTACCATTTAG
- the LOC132188525 gene encoding AT-hook motif nuclear-localized protein 15, which yields MANRWWAGNVAMRGVDPMSSALSLDLRNPDDDNGGLNRLGPRREQEFLDNNNNTTPTNSSTSNTTPQKQNPEDEDGRDNDLESEDPNTGGQEAGEPGSSGRRPRGRPPGSKNRPKPPIVITKESPNALRSHVLEISSGSDIVECIATFANRRHRGVSVLSGSGIVTNVTLRQPAAPGGVITLQGRFELLSLSGAFLPAPSPPGTTGLTVYLAGGQGQVVGGTVAGALVASGPVMVIAATFTNATYERLPLEDEPAGEGMQVQQQSGTSVNSAGQSLGEQAAASMPLYNLPPNLLPNGQMPPDVFWAPPPRPPPY from the coding sequence ATGGCGAATCGATGGTGGGCTGGGAATGTGGCGATGAGAGGGGTGGACCCCATGTCCTCGGCCCTATCGCTTGACCTGAGAAACCCAGACGACGACAATGGCGGACTAAACCGACTCGGACCAAGAAGAGAGCAAGAGTTCTTGGACAACAACAATAACACTACTCCCACCAATAGCAGCACCAGCAACACCACCCCACAGAAGCAAAACCCTGAAGACGAAGATGGCCGAGACAATGATCTGGAATCGGAGGACCCCAACACCGGAGGCCAAGAAGCCGGCGAGCCTGGTAGTAGCGGCCGCAGGCCTCGAGGCCGGCCGCCGGGATCTAAGAACAGGCCAAAGCCTCCAATAGTGATCACGAAAGAAAGTCCCAATGCTCTCCGAAGCCATGTATTGGAAATCAGCAGCGGCAGCGATATTGTCGAGTGTATTGCCACGTTCGCCAACAGGCGGCATAGGGGGGTTTCGGTTCTCAGCGGCAGTGGCATTGTAACCAATGTTACCCTTCGACAACCTGCGGCCCCGGGCGGAGTCATCAcgcttcaaggaagatttgagcTTTTGTCTCTATCGGGTGCCTTCTTGCCTGCCCCATCGCCGCCAGGGACAACGGGGCTAACTGTTTATCTAGCTGGCGGCCAGGGTCAGGTTGTTGGTGGGACTGTCGCCGGTGCGCTCGTGGCGTCGGGGCCGGTTATGGTTATTGCAGCCACGTTTACTAATGCCACGTATGAGAGGTTGCCGCTTGAGGATGAGCCGGCTGGGGAGGGGATGCAAGTGCAGCAACAATCGGGGACCAGTGTAAATTCAGCCGGCCAGAGTTTGGGTGAACAAGCGGCAGCTTCAATGCCTCTCTACAATTTACCTCCAAATTTGCTTCCAAATGGTCAGATGCCCCCCGATGTTTTTTGGGCTCCTCCTCCTCGCCCTCCTCCTTactga